The Paenibacillus sp. FSL R7-0204 genome includes a region encoding these proteins:
- a CDS encoding response regulator translates to MIKVLIVEDDPMVSEMNKFYLQQVEGFRADGWASSAEEVLGMLEKQAYDLILLDIYMKESNGLELLSEIRRRGVKIDVIVISAASDKESIQEALQNGAVDYLIKPFEFARLRAALNGYREQNKLFRSQERLNQSELDRLSRFKQERTTSQELAKGFTRQTLQTIWRAVEACGSELFSAEDISAVSGISRVSAGKYLIGLTEMGVLEMDLVYGSIGRPVQKYRLAPNGKSLITKYI, encoded by the coding sequence ATGATCAAAGTACTTATTGTTGAAGATGATCCCATGGTGTCGGAGATGAACAAGTTTTATCTGCAGCAGGTGGAGGGCTTCCGTGCTGATGGCTGGGCCAGCTCGGCGGAAGAAGTGCTGGGTATGCTGGAGAAGCAGGCCTATGATCTGATCCTGCTGGATATCTACATGAAGGAGAGCAACGGGCTGGAGCTGCTGTCCGAGATCCGCAGAAGAGGCGTGAAGATCGATGTCATCGTGATCTCGGCGGCGAGCGATAAGGAGAGTATCCAGGAAGCGCTGCAGAACGGGGCGGTGGACTACTTGATCAAGCCGTTCGAGTTCGCAAGGCTCCGGGCCGCGCTGAACGGATACCGGGAGCAGAACAAGCTGTTCCGCAGCCAGGAGCGGTTGAACCAGTCGGAGTTGGACAGGCTGTCCCGGTTCAAGCAGGAACGGACGACCTCGCAGGAGCTGGCGAAGGGCTTCACCCGTCAGACACTCCAGACCATCTGGCGTGCCGTAGAGGCCTGCGGCAGCGAACTGTTCTCCGCCGAGGATATCTCGGCGGTATCCGGCATCTCCCGCGTCTCCGCCGGCAAATACCTGATCGGCCTGACCGAGATGGGCGTGCTGGAGATGGACCTCGTCTACGGCAGCATCGGCCGTCCGGTGCAGAAATACCGGCTCGCTCCGAATGGTAAGAGTTTGATTACTAAGTATATTTGA
- a CDS encoding suppressor of fused domain protein — MSEQEVEAIGWDAIEEQMTGLYGQQEPKHYAAMLPYSLGGNDPLNGISAYAAEQPYPHWHFVTFGFSELFEKESEDLEYSGYGFELTFRLARSAGEEEPPAWAINLLQNMARYVFSSGNIFASGHHLDANGPICLGADTRLTALAFTDDPELPAVDTPNGRVEFLQMVGITADELEAMMSWNTNAFLEASQEVLPLYITDLARDSLLRLPVIQEAVRQGIERDGSQTGILYVDELDYEPGKSRLLGTAPAVLTIGARQAPTIAKLLRGRLLKGKPLTLNSKQRQVMLELKPVNGTVINEDFVRIGLTEAAVLELEEKLQPKEGELRLSAAKELKVQIRKTYIKDQEGNVVETIG, encoded by the coding sequence ATGAGTGAGCAAGAAGTGGAAGCCATCGGCTGGGATGCGATAGAGGAACAGATGACAGGACTATACGGACAACAGGAGCCGAAGCATTATGCTGCAATGCTGCCGTATAGCCTGGGGGGCAATGACCCGCTGAACGGAATTAGCGCCTATGCAGCCGAGCAGCCATACCCGCATTGGCATTTCGTAACCTTCGGCTTCTCCGAGCTGTTTGAGAAGGAGTCTGAAGACCTTGAATACAGCGGCTACGGCTTTGAGCTGACCTTCCGTCTGGCGCGTAGTGCAGGTGAGGAGGAGCCTCCAGCCTGGGCGATTAATCTGCTGCAGAACATGGCCAGATATGTATTCTCCAGCGGCAATATCTTTGCTTCCGGTCATCATCTGGATGCCAATGGCCCGATTTGCCTGGGGGCTGATACCCGGCTGACGGCACTGGCGTTCACCGATGACCCGGAGCTTCCGGCTGTAGATACGCCGAACGGCCGTGTGGAATTCCTGCAGATGGTAGGAATCACAGCGGACGAGCTGGAAGCGATGATGTCCTGGAATACCAACGCCTTCCTGGAGGCCAGTCAGGAGGTGCTCCCTCTCTATATCACCGATCTTGCCCGGGATTCGCTGCTCCGGCTACCTGTCATCCAGGAAGCGGTACGTCAGGGCATTGAGCGTGACGGATCACAGACGGGCATTCTATATGTAGATGAACTGGATTATGAGCCGGGCAAAAGCCGCCTGCTCGGCACAGCACCTGCTGTCCTGACCATAGGAGCAAGGCAGGCACCGACTATAGCCAAGCTGCTGCGCGGCCGTCTGCTGAAGGGGAAGCCGCTGACACTGAACAGCAAGCAGCGGCAGGTGATGCTGGAGCTGAAACCCGTTAACGGGACTGTGATCAACGAGGATTTTGTCCGCATCGGCTTGACGGAAGCGGCGGTCCTGGAGCTGGAGGAGAAGCTCCAGCCCAAGGAAGGGGAGCTCCGGCTGTCTGCCGCCAAAGAATTGAAGGTGCAGATCCGCAAGACCTACATCAAAGACCAGGAAGGTAATGTGGTCGAAACTATTGGCTAA
- a CDS encoding diguanylate cyclase, producing the protein MYIRLKRTLRQSQKLSLTTLLTVLVTLVVLLTSSILLLGSYESKKRSLMETTLHLNYLNADRMSKTMDSLFQSMHGTLEYNAIRLSDIDAMPPQEVNDSLDLMRSSSNFFNSITMVDASGLIRNVSPASLGTAGKHVSSTNSKEALALRKPYISSPYLTANTKRLIVFLSQPIFDAAGTYAGILSGTIYLQENNVLSEIFDNGQEDDSGAYYYIVDSEGHLVYHPDKARIGTDVSSNEVVQQLMNKRSGEQPVTSIRGIEMLAGYSSVPANGWGIVVVSPISQIHKELMGHVRILIGYSSLPFIVLLLGVILLARKFARPFVYLADVVSKMGKEQIELQEAKRYWSREAYLLTDGVSLALANIQQQTEQLTYEAETDVLTGLMNRRSLENTISQRMSSGVPFSLVLLDIDKFKLVNDTYGHNLGDEVLKHVVRVIVTSLRPDDACYRYGGEEFVILLARTTPAEAFSAAERIRLAVERSQAPIAEQLTISQGIAHYPSHAADLTGLLVKADQALYLAKSRGRNQSVITES; encoded by the coding sequence TTGTATATTAGGTTGAAGCGCACGCTTCGTCAAAGTCAAAAGCTGAGTCTGACCACGCTGCTCACAGTTCTGGTAACGCTGGTGGTTCTGCTAACTTCGAGTATTCTTCTGCTCGGTTCGTATGAGTCCAAGAAGCGGTCCTTAATGGAGACCACGCTTCATCTGAATTACCTTAATGCTGACCGGATGTCCAAAACGATGGATTCCTTATTTCAGTCTATGCACGGGACTTTGGAATACAACGCTATCAGGCTGTCTGACATAGACGCTATGCCGCCGCAGGAAGTGAATGATTCCCTGGATCTGATGCGCAGCAGCAGCAATTTTTTCAATTCCATCACCATGGTTGACGCCAGCGGACTCATCCGCAATGTCTCACCTGCCAGCTTAGGGACCGCAGGCAAGCACGTCAGCTCAACGAATAGCAAGGAAGCATTAGCACTCCGCAAGCCTTATATTTCTTCCCCTTATTTGACGGCCAATACCAAGCGGTTAATCGTATTTTTGAGCCAGCCCATCTTCGATGCTGCGGGTACCTATGCTGGAATTCTTAGCGGCACTATCTATCTTCAGGAGAATAATGTGCTGTCTGAGATTTTTGACAATGGGCAGGAGGATGATTCGGGGGCTTATTATTATATTGTGGATTCAGAAGGGCATCTGGTGTATCACCCGGATAAAGCGCGGATCGGCACAGATGTCAGCAGTAATGAGGTTGTGCAGCAGCTGATGAATAAGAGAAGCGGGGAACAGCCTGTCACGAGCATCCGGGGCATCGAGATGCTGGCCGGTTATTCCAGTGTGCCTGCCAATGGCTGGGGCATTGTGGTCGTCTCCCCGATTAGCCAGATTCATAAGGAGCTGATGGGGCATGTTCGTATCCTGATCGGCTATTCCTCCTTGCCGTTCATCGTCCTGCTGCTGGGGGTTATTCTGCTGGCACGCAAGTTCGCGCGCCCCTTCGTCTATCTGGCTGATGTGGTGAGCAAGATGGGCAAGGAGCAGATAGAATTGCAGGAAGCGAAGCGCTATTGGAGCCGGGAGGCGTATTTACTGACAGACGGCGTATCGCTTGCCCTGGCCAATATCCAGCAGCAGACCGAGCAGTTGACCTATGAAGCCGAGACGGATGTGCTGACCGGTCTGATGAACCGCAGGTCTCTGGAGAATACGATCAGCCAGCGGATGAGCTCAGGTGTCCCCTTTTCACTGGTGCTGCTGGATATTGATAAGTTCAAGCTGGTCAATGACACGTACGGCCATAATCTGGGCGATGAAGTTCTGAAGCATGTCGTCCGGGTCATTGTAACCTCGCTTCGCCCGGATGATGCCTGTTACCGCTATGGCGGGGAGGAATTCGTTATTCTGCTGGCCCGGACTACGCCTGCGGAGGCCTTTAGCGCTGCGGAGCGAATCCGTCTTGCTGTCGAGCGGAGCCAGGCGCCAATTGCGGAGCAGCTTACGATTTCACAGGGAATTGCCCACTATCCATCGCATGCCGCCGACCTTACGGGACTGCTTGTGAAGGCGGATCAGGCCTTGTATCTGGCGAAAAGCAGAGGGCGCAACCAGTCGGTGATTACGGAGTCTTAG
- a CDS encoding NAD(P)-dependent malic enzyme — protein MELLEEIMLLHKGGKLETTLKHPILCKDDLSKVYTPGVAKVCQAIADDQSQAYELTTKKNTVAVISDGTAVLGLGDIGPKAAMPVMEGKAALFKQFADVDAVPICLDTKNTEEIIAIVKALAPTFGGINLEDISSPRCFEIEARLRAELDIPVFHDDQHGTAIVVTAGLLNALKVCGKNIKDVKIVVNGIGAAGISVSKMLLHAGAVNLIGVDREGAINRLADYERSHWSDYAQITNPYLETGSLSDVIKGADVFIGVSAPDVLKLEDVLNMATDPIVFAMANPMPEIDPAIAAPHVRVMATGRSDYPNQINNVLCFPGIFRGALDCEATDINEDMKLAAAEAISSVIDPSELHEKYIIPDAFDPRVVERIRMAVAEAAAKSGVARKNLLVGIN, from the coding sequence ATGGAACTATTAGAAGAAATTATGCTGCTGCATAAAGGCGGTAAGCTTGAAACTACCCTGAAGCATCCGATTCTATGCAAAGACGACCTGTCCAAAGTCTACACGCCGGGTGTGGCGAAGGTCTGTCAGGCGATTGCCGACGATCAGTCCCAGGCTTATGAGCTAACCACGAAGAAGAATACCGTCGCTGTTATATCCGATGGTACGGCTGTACTGGGGCTTGGCGATATCGGGCCGAAGGCGGCCATGCCGGTCATGGAAGGTAAGGCAGCGCTGTTCAAGCAGTTCGCAGATGTCGACGCCGTGCCGATTTGCCTGGACACCAAGAATACCGAAGAGATTATTGCGATTGTAAAAGCACTTGCCCCAACGTTCGGCGGCATTAACCTGGAGGACATTTCCTCTCCGCGCTGCTTCGAGATTGAAGCCAGACTGAGAGCCGAGCTGGACATTCCGGTCTTCCATGATGATCAGCATGGGACGGCGATTGTGGTTACTGCGGGACTACTGAACGCGCTTAAGGTATGCGGCAAGAATATCAAGGATGTCAAAATCGTGGTGAACGGCATCGGCGCGGCAGGCATCTCCGTCTCCAAAATGCTGCTGCATGCCGGAGCGGTCAACCTCATCGGCGTGGACCGGGAGGGCGCGATTAACCGGCTGGCGGATTATGAGCGCAGCCATTGGAGCGATTACGCCCAGATTACGAACCCTTATCTTGAAACCGGAAGTCTGTCCGATGTGATCAAAGGCGCGGATGTCTTCATCGGAGTCTCTGCACCGGATGTGTTGAAGCTGGAAGATGTGCTGAACATGGCCACCGATCCGATTGTGTTCGCCATGGCGAACCCGATGCCGGAGATTGATCCCGCGATTGCTGCGCCGCATGTAAGAGTCATGGCGACCGGCCGTTCCGACTATCCGAACCAGATTAACAATGTACTGTGCTTCCCTGGGATATTCAGAGGCGCGCTGGATTGTGAAGCTACGGATATCAATGAAGACATGAAGCTGGCGGCTGCAGAGGCGATCTCCTCAGTGATTGACCCGTCTGAGCTGCATGAGAAATATATTATCCCGGACGCCTTCGATCCGCGGGTAGTAGAGAGAATCCGCATGGCTGTAGCCGAAGCGGCAGCTAAGAGCGGCGTAGCCCGCAAGAACCTGCTGGTCGGCATTAACTGA
- a CDS encoding 2-hydroxycarboxylate transporter family protein, giving the protein MQKAIQPPLSVPEQQPVVLKQGEQGFVQKLLHLKVGVIPLPLYVVFALIIFAASVLGELPNDMIGGFAVIIVLGVLLSDLGFKLPILKNIGGPAILSLMIPSFLVFWNVLDPSVLESVNTLMKTSNFLYLYISILVAGSITGMNRTTLINGFIRIFIPMMAGTLAAVAAGLGVGVLLGYSAHRTLFYIIVPIIGGGVGEGILPLSIAFSQILGGESGSYVAQMIPAAVIGNVFAIIGAGLLKRMADKNPSITGNGVLVKSKDGQKLAGSTYDSAKPDFLLMGAGLLFACGLFITGHLLSPFVGIPGPILMIFAAALLKISKLLPSKIEQGAYQLYKLVSGTLTWPLMVGLGMLYIPLKDVAALISLPYIIVCATVIVAMTITGYFTGKWVNMYPVEAAIVTGCRGGLGGTGDVAILSASGRMELMPFAQISTRIGGAITVVVATLLISVWGG; this is encoded by the coding sequence ATGCAAAAAGCAATTCAACCCCCACTTTCGGTACCGGAACAGCAGCCTGTTGTACTGAAGCAAGGAGAACAGGGTTTTGTCCAGAAGCTTCTGCACTTAAAGGTAGGCGTTATTCCGCTCCCATTGTATGTGGTATTTGCACTCATTATTTTTGCGGCTTCTGTGCTTGGTGAACTGCCAAACGACATGATCGGCGGCTTTGCAGTAATTATTGTCCTGGGGGTGCTGCTCAGTGATCTGGGTTTCAAGCTTCCGATTCTGAAAAATATCGGCGGTCCCGCGATCCTCTCCCTAATGATCCCATCGTTCCTGGTCTTCTGGAATGTGCTTGATCCTTCGGTGCTCGAATCGGTCAACACGCTGATGAAGACATCGAACTTCCTCTACCTGTACATCTCGATTCTGGTAGCCGGAAGTATTACCGGGATGAACCGGACCACGCTGATTAACGGCTTCATCCGCATCTTCATCCCGATGATGGCCGGAACTCTCGCCGCAGTGGCTGCGGGTCTGGGCGTAGGTGTACTGCTAGGCTATAGCGCACACCGGACGCTGTTCTATATTATCGTGCCTATTATCGGCGGCGGTGTTGGTGAAGGGATTCTCCCGCTGTCCATCGCGTTCTCGCAGATCCTTGGCGGGGAATCCGGCTCCTATGTGGCCCAGATGATTCCGGCAGCGGTGATCGGCAACGTGTTTGCGATTATCGGAGCGGGCCTGCTCAAGCGGATGGCTGACAAAAATCCGTCCATCACCGGGAACGGTGTCCTGGTGAAATCGAAGGACGGCCAGAAGCTGGCGGGCAGCACGTATGACAGCGCGAAGCCGGACTTCCTGCTGATGGGCGCGGGCCTGCTGTTCGCCTGCGGGTTGTTCATCACCGGACATCTGCTGTCGCCGTTCGTCGGCATTCCGGGTCCGATCCTGATGATCTTCGCAGCGGCACTACTCAAGATTTCCAAGCTGCTCCCGTCCAAAATCGAGCAGGGCGCTTATCAGCTCTACAAGCTGGTCTCTGGTACTTTAACCTGGCCGCTCATGGTCGGCCTCGGGATGCTGTACATTCCGCTGAAGGATGTCGCGGCCCTGATCTCGCTTCCTTATATTATTGTCTGCGCTACCGTTATCGTGGCGATGACGATCACCGGCTATTTTACCGGCAAATGGGTCAATATGTATCCGGTCGAAGCGGCCATTGTTACCGGCTGCCGCGGCGGCCTTGGCGGAACAGGCGATGTAGCCATTCTGTCTGCCTCGGGACGCATGGAGCTGATGCCGTTCGCACAGATCTCCACCCGTATCGGCGGTGCGATTACAGTAGTTGTGGCCACGCTGCTCATCTCTGTATGGGGCGGTTAA
- a CDS encoding class I SAM-dependent methyltransferase, whose protein sequence is MSFNWINAEEFSFNSFLLMDRWIVRMICNNYAGCGEYCDNLSIALAYNPSVAWYFAHKSPESKPSIEKMIAMAPKNLTPHEIRKAEVFVIHAMETAVVYVYPDIMNQNCDYIYGWDKQLLFELADFTDKVVLDLGSGTGRLAFAAAEKAKSVYASEPTDMLREYMRDKIKRENINNVVVVDGTIEKIPYEDNSFDIAMSGHVVGDNYDAQIAELSRVVKNGGYIIDCIGEDNRKREPDEELIKRGFESLYHVSISGGDIYRYRKLVRK, encoded by the coding sequence ATGTCATTTAACTGGATAAACGCAGAAGAGTTTTCTTTTAACAGCTTCTTGTTAATGGACAGATGGATTGTACGCATGATATGTAACAATTATGCCGGATGCGGCGAGTATTGTGATAACTTGAGCATAGCTTTAGCATATAACCCATCAGTAGCATGGTACTTTGCACATAAAAGCCCTGAAAGCAAGCCTTCGATTGAAAAAATGATTGCAATGGCGCCCAAAAATCTTACACCTCATGAAATTCGAAAAGCAGAGGTATTTGTAATTCATGCAATGGAAACTGCGGTCGTCTATGTTTATCCCGATATTATGAACCAAAACTGCGATTATATTTACGGCTGGGATAAACAGTTACTATTTGAACTTGCAGATTTTACGGATAAGGTGGTTCTCGACCTAGGAAGCGGTACAGGGAGGCTTGCATTTGCCGCAGCAGAAAAGGCAAAAAGTGTTTATGCAAGCGAACCTACCGATATGCTAAGGGAGTACATGCGCGATAAAATCAAACGTGAGAATATTAATAATGTTGTAGTCGTAGACGGTACGATCGAGAAAATCCCTTATGAGGATAATTCCTTCGATATTGCGATGTCGGGGCATGTAGTAGGCGACAATTATGACGCTCAGATTGCTGAACTGTCCAGGGTTGTTAAAAACGGTGGTTACATTATTGATTGCATCGGGGAAGATAATAGGAAAAGGGAACCCGATGAAGAATTAATAAAAAGAGGTTTTGAGTCGCTTTATCATGTTAGTATATCTGGTGGCGATATATACAGGTATCGTAAGCTAGTTCGTAAATAA
- the dcuS gene encoding DcuS/MalK family sensor histidine kinase produces the protein MRIGTKRLRLQTTITLMICLIVVLVLLIVYMMFGIRFSEEARASLENKAITIARTVSRTPGVVDGLLAESDSGSIQRYATDISAINDVQFVVVMDMGGIRRSHPDPKLIGKHFMGGDETDALHGKETISVAEGSLGYSVRAFSPVFAADGKQVGAVAVGISLGSVRSAVQQNRWIIYSGILVGGLMGIFGAILLARKIKRMMFGMEPGEIAKLLEERSAMLQSTKEGILAVDKESRITLVNAEARRLMGSVGLNQEPVGKQAGQFWPLLRMEKVLQTGEALQDKEVDQSGITLLVNVVPVRVNGIIEGAIATFRDKTEISILMERLSGISLYAEALRAQTHEFMNKLHVIMGLNTMRRYDRLEEYLTDIVQNIQTEADSVVRQVKDPVMVGFLLGKLSRIREADVRLVIRDDGMLPEAADHQVARELVTITGNLLDNALEALQGADNKQIEIGFRHKDHQLTLQVSDNGTGISAEDGVHLFEQGYSTKGGDRGVGLYLVRRSIVKLGGTITYDSREGEGTEFTVQIPYRARNDANA, from the coding sequence GTGAGAATTGGTACAAAAAGATTACGCCTTCAGACCACCATCACCCTGATGATCTGCCTGATCGTTGTGCTCGTGCTGCTGATTGTGTATATGATGTTCGGCATCAGATTCTCCGAAGAGGCCCGGGCTTCTCTGGAGAACAAGGCCATCACGATTGCCCGCACGGTCTCCCGCACGCCGGGGGTGGTCGACGGGCTGCTTGCAGAGTCCGATTCCGGCAGCATCCAGCGTTATGCAACCGATATTAGCGCCATCAATGACGTTCAATTCGTGGTGGTGATGGATATGGGCGGCATTCGCCGTTCCCATCCCGATCCTAAGCTGATCGGCAAGCACTTTATGGGCGGGGATGAGACGGATGCGTTGCACGGCAAGGAGACTATATCCGTCGCTGAGGGCTCGCTCGGTTATTCTGTGAGAGCGTTCTCACCGGTCTTTGCCGCTGACGGCAAGCAGGTTGGAGCAGTAGCTGTAGGCATATCGCTGGGCAGCGTCCGTTCCGCCGTACAGCAGAACCGCTGGATTATCTACTCGGGCATCCTGGTCGGCGGACTGATGGGGATATTCGGTGCCATCCTGCTCGCCCGCAAAATCAAGCGGATGATGTTCGGCATGGAGCCGGGAGAAATCGCCAAATTGCTGGAGGAGCGCAGTGCCATGCTGCAATCGACCAAGGAGGGGATTCTGGCCGTCGATAAGGAATCGCGGATTACCCTGGTGAACGCTGAGGCCCGGAGGCTGATGGGCAGTGTAGGCTTGAACCAGGAACCGGTAGGCAAGCAGGCCGGGCAGTTCTGGCCGCTGCTGCGGATGGAGAAGGTGCTGCAGACCGGAGAAGCCTTGCAGGATAAGGAAGTGGACCAGAGCGGCATCACGCTGCTGGTGAATGTGGTTCCGGTCCGGGTGAACGGAATCATCGAAGGGGCGATTGCCACGTTCCGGGACAAGACCGAGATCAGTATTCTGATGGAGCGGCTTTCCGGTATCTCCCTGTACGCCGAAGCGCTGCGTGCCCAGACCCATGAGTTCATGAACAAACTCCATGTCATCATGGGGCTGAATACTATGCGCAGATACGACCGGCTGGAGGAATATCTCACGGATATTGTGCAAAATATCCAGACAGAGGCGGACTCGGTGGTCCGGCAGGTCAAAGACCCGGTGATGGTCGGCTTCCTGCTCGGCAAGCTCAGCAGAATCAGGGAGGCCGATGTGCGGCTGGTAATCCGGGATGATGGTATGCTGCCTGAAGCAGCGGATCACCAGGTGGCGCGGGAGCTGGTGACGATTACGGGCAACCTGCTGGACAATGCGCTGGAGGCACTCCAAGGCGCGGACAATAAGCAGATCGAGATTGGATTCCGGCATAAGGACCACCAGCTTACTCTCCAGGTTAGTGATAACGGGACGGGCATATCGGCGGAGGATGGAGTCCACCTGTTTGAACAGGGCTATTCGACCAAAGGCGGCGACCGGGGCGTAGGGCTGTATCTGGTGCGGCGAAGTATAGTCAAGCTGGGCGGAACGATTACGTATGACAGCCGGGAAGGGGAAGGCACCGAATTCACGGTGCAGATTCCTTATAGAGCGAGGAATGATGCTAACGCATGA
- a CDS encoding AI-2E family transporter, protein MAKLNLFIRICIAVLLVLGIIYVSSLVDFIFTPIISLFNVVMVPLMLAVFFYYLLRPLIDFLSSRKMKRTLAILLVYLVIAILLLGFTVGVWPSLQSQLLNLVNNMPGVLRAVGEQLSKLENTELLSGLLPENMNLSSQLIGYLNTGFSLATGYVTGLFSFVSNFAIVLFTFPILLFYMLKEGGKFGDKVVSFFPKRYHEEGAGVVAEIDNVMGSFIVGRVLVNLALGVLMYIGFLIIGLPYALLLTLVAVLMNFIPFIGAILSTVPIFIIGLIESPSTAIWSIVVVLVAQQIQDNLVAPYIFGKSMDIHPLTTIILVLAGGDFGGIIGILVIIPVYMMLKIIIVKLYQLFLRKRWDEEPAEPIGPAEPVPGGTVSSAEAGE, encoded by the coding sequence ATGGCCAAATTGAATTTGTTTATCCGCATTTGTATTGCCGTGCTGCTGGTGCTGGGTATAATCTACGTCAGCTCACTGGTAGACTTTATTTTTACCCCTATTATCTCGCTCTTCAATGTTGTGATGGTGCCGTTAATGCTGGCCGTCTTCTTCTATTATCTGCTTCGGCCCCTGATTGACTTCCTGTCCTCGCGCAAAATGAAGCGGACGCTGGCGATCCTGCTGGTCTATCTGGTGATTGCTATTCTGCTGCTGGGCTTCACGGTAGGCGTCTGGCCTTCGCTGCAAAGTCAGCTGCTGAACCTGGTCAACAATATGCCGGGTGTGCTGAGAGCAGTGGGGGAGCAGCTTAGTAAGCTGGAGAATACTGAATTGCTGTCGGGACTGCTTCCAGAGAATATGAACCTGTCCAGCCAATTGATAGGCTATTTGAATACAGGCTTCTCGCTGGCAACGGGATATGTGACCGGGCTGTTCTCCTTTGTTTCTAATTTTGCGATTGTGCTGTTCACCTTTCCGATCCTGCTGTTCTACATGCTGAAGGAGGGCGGGAAGTTCGGCGATAAGGTAGTGAGCTTCTTCCCCAAACGGTATCACGAGGAAGGCGCCGGGGTGGTTGCCGAGATTGACAACGTGATGGGCAGCTTCATCGTCGGCAGAGTGCTGGTCAATCTGGCGCTCGGCGTGCTCATGTACATCGGGTTCCTGATCATCGGCCTGCCGTATGCGCTGCTGCTGACGCTGGTGGCGGTGCTGATGAACTTTATCCCGTTTATCGGAGCGATTCTGTCTACCGTACCGATCTTCATCATTGGTCTGATTGAGTCCCCGTCAACGGCGATCTGGTCCATTGTGGTTGTGCTCGTTGCGCAGCAGATTCAGGATAACCTGGTGGCCCCATATATCTTTGGTAAAAGCATGGATATCCACCCGCTGACTACCATCATTCTCGTCCTGGCCGGCGGCGATTTCGGCGGAATCATCGGCATCCTGGTCATTATTCCGGTCTATATGATGCTCAAAATCATCATCGTTAAGCTCTACCAGCTCTTCCTCCGCAAGCGCTGGGACGAGGAGCCGGCAGAGCCAATCGGGCCGGCAGAGCCGGTGCCCGGGGGGACGGTGTCTTCTGCGGAAGCGGGGGAGTAG
- a CDS encoding amino acid ABC transporter ATP-binding protein, with protein MSSMIEVRQLKKDFGSLSVLNQISFDVKPGEVVAVIGPSGSGKSTILRSLVHLEEVTGGSISICGKTLVENGRYASTANIRDITSSMGMVFQHFNLFPHLSVRDNLELAPRTLKRESVQQITAKSRELLAKVGLADKADVYPSTLSGGQKQRVAIARAMMLSPDILLFDEPTSALDPELTGEVLRVIRQLAEENMTMMIVTHEMSFARDVADRVFFMDNGDIAESGTPEEIFGSPKLERTRTFLMRE; from the coding sequence ATGAGTAGCATGATTGAAGTACGGCAATTGAAGAAAGACTTCGGCAGCCTCAGTGTGCTGAACCAGATAAGCTTTGACGTGAAGCCCGGCGAAGTCGTTGCCGTGATCGGACCCTCGGGTTCCGGTAAAAGCACCATTCTGCGCAGTCTCGTGCATCTGGAGGAGGTCACCGGGGGCAGCATCTCAATCTGCGGCAAAACGCTGGTTGAGAACGGACGCTACGCCAGTACGGCGAATATTAGAGACATCACCTCAAGTATGGGGATGGTGTTTCAGCATTTTAATCTTTTTCCGCATCTTAGTGTGCGGGACAACCTGGAGCTTGCCCCGCGCACGCTGAAGCGGGAGAGTGTGCAGCAGATCACGGCCAAGAGCCGGGAGCTGCTCGCTAAGGTAGGCCTGGCTGACAAAGCCGACGTCTACCCCTCCACGCTGTCAGGCGGGCAGAAGCAGCGGGTCGCCATCGCCAGAGCGATGATGCTCAGCCCGGATATTCTCCTGTTCGATGAACCGACCTCGGCGCTTGATCCTGAATTGACCGGCGAGGTGCTGCGCGTCATCCGCCAGCTGGCCGAGGAGAACATGACGATGATGATCGTCACCCATGAGATGAGCTTCGCCCGTGATGTCGCCGACCGCGTCTTCTTCATGGACAACGGTGACATTGCTGAATCCGGCACACCGGAGGAGATCTTCGGCAGTCCGAAGCTGGAGCGGACGCGGACGTTTTTGATGCGGGAGTAG